In one window of Pseudomonas benzenivorans DNA:
- a CDS encoding ABC transporter permease subunit produces MTDLATDTMTAPLNSSQRLDFNTPALQRKRRIRAIKDRLAHWYVSIGGLVVLAAITLIFFYLAHVVLPIFSGAELEAREAQQPAWLAEQGEALLLAVEEQNKVAMRLNRAGRVQFFATKDGAALSSVQLPLPAGASIVSFSEDQPGSRRVALGLSNGQVLVFKQNYRVTYPDNVKTITPTLEYPFGETPLDLDPQGRPLEHVAISQNGDTLLLSASTGAELHVLAMSREENDFTGEVTQEERRIVLPQIAEPISALLIDPRHQWLYVFNGRATADVFDLRSNSLNGRYKLLEGEARVSTVSPLLGGISLLVGDSKGGIRQWFMVRDEDGQSALTRIREFKLGDSAITQFLPEERRKGFLALDADGKLGIFHSTAHRTLLVEQVAEGTAVATLSPRASRVLVESKGQIQPFVVDNPHPEVSWSSLWGKVWYESYDEPKYVWQSTSANSDFEPKLSLSPLTFGTLKAAFYAMLLAAPLAICAAIYTAYFMAPALRGKVKPVIELMEALPTVILGFFAGLFLAPYVEGHLPGIFSLLLLTPLGILLAAYGWSRLPERIRLLVPDGWEAALLIPVILLVGAFSLGMSGHLENWLFDGDMRLWLSNDLGIPFDQRNALVVGLAMGFAVIPNIYSIAEDAVFSVPKSLTFGSLALGATPWQTLTRVVILTASPGIFSALMIGMGRAVGETMIVLMATGNTPIMEMNIFEGLRTLAANVAVEMPESEVGSTHYRVLFLAALVLLSFTFVMNTLAELIRTRLRKKYASL; encoded by the coding sequence ATGACCGATTTGGCCACCGATACCATGACCGCACCTCTGAACAGCAGCCAACGGCTGGACTTCAACACCCCGGCCCTGCAGCGCAAGCGCCGCATCCGGGCCATCAAGGACCGTCTGGCACACTGGTACGTGTCCATCGGCGGTCTGGTCGTGCTGGCAGCGATCACCCTGATCTTCTTCTACCTGGCCCATGTGGTGCTGCCGATCTTCTCCGGCGCCGAGCTGGAGGCGCGCGAGGCACAGCAGCCTGCCTGGCTGGCCGAGCAGGGCGAGGCCCTGCTGCTGGCGGTGGAAGAGCAGAACAAGGTGGCCATGCGCCTCAATCGCGCCGGTCGGGTGCAGTTCTTCGCCACCAAGGACGGTGCGGCGCTGAGCAGCGTCCAGCTGCCGTTGCCGGCCGGCGCCAGCATCGTGTCCTTCAGCGAGGACCAGCCGGGCAGCCGTCGTGTGGCCCTGGGCCTGTCCAACGGCCAGGTGCTGGTGTTCAAGCAGAACTACCGGGTGACCTACCCGGACAACGTCAAGACCATCACCCCGACCCTGGAGTACCCCTTCGGCGAGACGCCGCTCGATCTCGATCCCCAGGGGCGGCCGCTGGAGCACGTGGCGATCAGCCAGAACGGCGACACCCTGCTGCTCAGCGCCTCCACCGGCGCCGAGCTGCACGTGCTGGCGATGAGTCGTGAAGAAAACGACTTCACCGGCGAGGTGACCCAGGAGGAGCGCCGCATCGTTCTGCCGCAGATCGCCGAGCCGATCAGCGCCCTGCTGATCGATCCGCGTCATCAGTGGCTCTACGTGTTCAACGGCCGTGCCACTGCCGATGTCTTCGACCTGCGCAGCAACAGCCTCAATGGCCGCTACAAGCTGCTCGAGGGCGAGGCGCGGGTGAGTACCGTGAGCCCGCTGCTCGGCGGCATCTCGCTGCTGGTCGGTGACAGCAAGGGCGGCATCCGCCAGTGGTTCATGGTGCGTGACGAGGACGGCCAGTCGGCACTGACCCGCATCCGCGAGTTCAAGCTCGGCGACAGCGCCATCACCCAGTTCCTCCCGGAGGAGCGGCGCAAGGGTTTCCTGGCCCTGGATGCCGACGGCAAGCTGGGCATCTTCCACAGCACCGCGCACCGCACCCTGCTGGTCGAACAGGTCGCCGAGGGCACGGCCGTCGCCACCCTGTCGCCGCGGGCCAGTCGCGTGCTGGTGGAGTCCAAGGGGCAGATCCAGCCCTTCGTGGTCGACAACCCGCACCCGGAGGTGTCCTGGAGTTCGCTGTGGGGCAAGGTCTGGTACGAGAGCTATGACGAGCCCAAGTACGTCTGGCAGTCGACCTCGGCCAACAGCGATTTCGAGCCCAAGCTGAGCCTCTCGCCGCTGACCTTCGGCACCCTCAAGGCGGCCTTCTATGCCATGCTGCTGGCCGCTCCGCTGGCCATCTGCGCGGCGATCTACACCGCCTACTTCATGGCCCCGGCCCTGCGCGGCAAGGTCAAGCCGGTGATCGAGCTGATGGAGGCGCTGCCGACGGTGATCCTCGGCTTCTTCGCCGGCCTGTTCCTCGCCCCCTATGTGGAGGGACACCTGCCGGGCATCTTCAGCCTGCTGCTGCTCACCCCGCTCGGCATCCTGCTGGCCGCCTACGGCTGGAGCCGCCTGCCCGAGCGCATCCGCCTGCTGGTGCCGGACGGTTGGGAAGCCGCCCTGCTGATTCCGGTGATCCTGCTGGTCGGCGCCTTCTCCCTGGGCATGAGCGGGCATCTGGAGAACTGGCTGTTCGATGGCGACATGCGCCTGTGGCTGAGCAACGACCTGGGCATTCCCTTCGACCAGCGCAACGCCCTGGTGGTGGGCCTGGCCATGGGCTTCGCGGTGATCCCGAACATCTACTCGATCGCCGAGGACGCCGTGTTCAGCGTGCCCAAGAGCCTGACCTTCGGCTCCCTGGCCCTGGGTGCGACGCCCTGGCAGACCCTGACCCGGGTGGTGATCCTCACCGCCAGCCCGGGCATCTTCTCGGCGCTGATGATCGGCATGGGCCGCGCCGTGGGCGAGACCATGATCGTGCTGATGGCCACCGGCAACACGCCGATCATGGAGATGAACATCTTCGAGGGCCTGCGCACTTTGGCCGCCAACGTGGCGGTGGAGATGCCGGAGTCGGAAGTCGGCAGCACCCACTACCGTGTGCTGTTCCTCGCCGCGCTGGTGCTGCTGTCCTTCACCTTCGTGATGAACACCCTGGCCGAGCTGATTCGTACCCGCCTGCGCAAGAAATATGCGTCGCTCTGA
- a CDS encoding TRAP transporter small permease, with the protein MLNQSLDFSEELNQFLVIFVTFVGCSYAARHSRHISMSAFIEQLTGKPAAASLLLINLLILWPPASAAPPRRCSCRCTASTW; encoded by the coding sequence CTGCTCAACCAGAGCCTCGACTTCTCCGAGGAGCTCAACCAGTTCCTCGTCATCTTCGTCACCTTCGTCGGCTGCAGCTATGCCGCCCGCCATAGCCGACACATCAGCATGAGCGCCTTCATCGAACAGCTGACCGGCAAGCCGGCCGCCGCCAGCCTGTTGCTGATCAACCTGCTCATCCTCTGGCCGCCCGCGTCGGCCGCGCCTCCTCGGCGCTGCAGCTGCCGCTGCACTGCATCTACCTGGTGA
- the phoU gene encoding phosphate signaling complex protein PhoU: MINKDSLTHHISQQFNAELEEVRSHFLAMGGLVEKQVNDAVTALIEADSGLAEQVREVDDQINQMERNIDEECVRILARRQPAASDLRLIISVSKSVIDLERIGDESTKIAKRAILLCEEGESPRGYVEIRHIGDQVRKMVQQALDAFARFDAELALSVAQFDKTVDREYKTALRELVTYMMEDPRSISRVLNVIWALRSLERIGDHARNIAELVIYLVRGTDVKHIGLTRMQEEVQGGGKGD; the protein is encoded by the coding sequence ATGATCAACAAAGACAGCCTTACCCATCACATCTCCCAGCAGTTCAACGCCGAGCTGGAGGAGGTGCGCAGCCACTTCCTGGCCATGGGCGGCCTGGTCGAGAAGCAGGTCAACGACGCGGTCACCGCGCTGATCGAGGCCGACTCCGGCCTGGCCGAGCAGGTGCGCGAGGTCGACGACCAGATCAACCAGATGGAGCGCAACATCGACGAGGAGTGCGTGCGCATCCTCGCCCGTCGCCAGCCGGCGGCCTCCGACCTGCGGCTGATCATCAGCGTGTCCAAGTCGGTGATCGACCTGGAGCGCATCGGCGACGAGTCGACCAAGATCGCCAAGCGCGCCATCCTCCTGTGCGAGGAAGGCGAGTCGCCGCGCGGCTACGTGGAGATCCGCCATATCGGCGACCAGGTGCGCAAGATGGTGCAGCAGGCGCTGGACGCCTTCGCCCGCTTCGACGCCGAGCTGGCGTTGTCGGTGGCGCAGTTCGACAAGACCGTCGACCGCGAGTACAAGACCGCCCTGCGCGAGCTGGTCACCTACATGATGGAAGATCCGCGCTCGATCTCCCGGGTGCTCAACGTGATCTGGGCGCTGCGCTCGCTGGAGCGCATCGGCGACCACGCGCGCAACATCGCCGAACTGGTGATCTACCTGGTGCGCGGCACCGACGTGAAGCACATCGGCCTGACCCGCATGCAGGAAGAAGTGCAGGGCGGCGGCAAGGGCGATTGA
- the pstB gene encoding phosphate ABC transporter ATP-binding protein PstB, giving the protein MQHQAHGIDISALGRDKQSLDLNQESVAIEVPGLNLFYGDKQALFDVQLNIPKQRVTAFIGPSGCGKSTLLRTFNRMNDLVDGCRVDGEINLDGRNIYRKGEDVAELRRRVGMVFQKPNPFPKSIYENVVYGLRIQGVNQKRVLDETVEWALKSAALWDEVKDRLHDSALGLSGGQQQRLVIARTVAVQPEVLLLDEPCSALDPISTLKVEELIYELKSKYTIVIVTHNMQQAARVSDYTAFMYMGKLIEYGDTDTLFTNPAKKQTEDYITGRYG; this is encoded by the coding sequence ATGCAGCACCAAGCACACGGTATCGATATCTCCGCCCTGGGCCGCGACAAGCAGAGCCTCGACCTGAACCAGGAGAGCGTGGCCATCGAAGTGCCCGGCCTCAACCTGTTCTACGGCGACAAGCAGGCCCTGTTCGATGTGCAACTGAACATCCCGAAACAACGGGTTACCGCCTTTATCGGCCCGTCCGGTTGCGGCAAGTCGACCCTGCTGCGCACCTTCAACCGCATGAACGACCTGGTCGACGGTTGCCGCGTGGACGGCGAGATCAACCTCGACGGGCGCAACATCTACCGCAAGGGCGAGGACGTGGCCGAGTTGCGCCGCCGGGTCGGCATGGTGTTCCAGAAGCCCAACCCCTTTCCCAAGAGCATCTACGAGAACGTGGTCTACGGCCTGCGCATCCAGGGCGTGAACCAGAAGCGCGTGCTCGACGAGACCGTGGAGTGGGCGCTGAAGAGCGCGGCGCTGTGGGACGAGGTCAAGGACCGCCTGCACGACTCGGCCCTGGGCCTGTCCGGCGGCCAGCAGCAGCGCCTGGTGATCGCCCGCACCGTGGCGGTGCAGCCGGAAGTGCTGCTGCTCGACGAGCCCTGCTCGGCGCTGGACCCGATCTCCACCCTGAAGGTCGAAGAGCTGATCTACGAACTGAAATCCAAGTACACCATCGTCATCGTCACCCACAACATGCAGCAGGCCGCGCGGGTGTCGGACTACACGGCGTTCATGTACATGGGCAAGCTGATCGAGTACGGCGACACCGATACCCTGTTCACCAACCCGGCGAAGAAGCAGACGGAAGACTACATCACCGGCCGCTACGGCTGA
- a CDS encoding BCCT family transporter, with amino-acid sequence MNLILSGAIIALLATTLLVLLRWGNLRCSGPEPVGLFTFLAILFTSGLDMGLIIFPLTEFPTYAEEAQYQFSNPLAVEFGFWGFLIWAFYFITTFYFCVVEPRVKLFELRPVKLINNLVIISTCAFTAYLFLVNIAWYAPELGDGLAYLVVVGIILAAVYSSTDIRYLKILSVGSTWLFFALILGMWWAGDLGLGYFAEAAGKIGSGYFAELHGFILPLGDYHAFYLFWWFAWSVMIGQFVSRFVGGLRTWQLLLALLVIPSIPLAIWFAVLYGYFDLGLEVSQFWKLAMLGVGVIFVINSVDSLVRLYTDNLGITVAKLGHGRFIALNVVLLTALVLLFKFTPFEIQWVGLVVIGLYAATLVLLMARHRPALKSIDASR; translated from the coding sequence ATGAACCTGATTCTATCGGGGGCGATCATCGCCCTGCTCGCCACCACCCTGCTGGTCCTGCTGCGCTGGGGCAACCTGCGCTGCAGCGGCCCGGAGCCAGTGGGCCTGTTCACCTTCCTGGCGATCCTCTTCACCTCCGGCCTGGACATGGGCCTGATCATCTTCCCGCTGACCGAGTTCCCGACCTACGCCGAGGAAGCCCAGTACCAGTTCTCCAACCCCCTGGCGGTGGAGTTCGGCTTCTGGGGCTTCCTGATCTGGGCCTTCTATTTCATCACCACCTTCTACTTCTGCGTGGTCGAACCGCGGGTCAAGCTGTTCGAACTGCGCCCGGTGAAGCTGATCAACAACCTGGTGATCATCTCTACCTGCGCCTTCACCGCCTACCTGTTCCTGGTCAACATCGCCTGGTACGCACCTGAGCTGGGCGACGGCCTGGCCTATCTGGTGGTGGTGGGCATCATTCTGGCGGCGGTCTATTCCAGCACCGACATCCGCTACCTGAAGATCCTCAGCGTCGGCTCGACCTGGCTGTTCTTCGCCCTGATCCTCGGCATGTGGTGGGCGGGCGATCTGGGCCTCGGCTATTTCGCCGAGGCGGCCGGGAAGATCGGCAGCGGCTACTTCGCCGAGTTGCACGGCTTCATCCTGCCGCTGGGTGATTACCACGCCTTCTACCTGTTCTGGTGGTTCGCCTGGAGCGTGATGATCGGCCAGTTCGTTTCGCGCTTCGTCGGCGGCCTGCGCACCTGGCAGCTGCTGCTGGCGTTGCTGGTGATTCCGTCGATTCCCCTGGCGATCTGGTTTGCCGTGCTCTATGGCTACTTCGACCTGGGCCTCGAGGTCAGTCAGTTCTGGAAGCTGGCCATGCTCGGCGTCGGGGTGATCTTCGTGATCAACTCGGTCGACTCCCTGGTGCGCCTGTACACCGACAACCTCGGCATCACCGTGGCGAAACTCGGCCATGGGCGCTTCATCGCCCTGAACGTCGTCCTGCTGACGGCCCTGGTACTGCTGTTCAAGTTCACCCCGTTCGAGATCCAGTGGGTGGGCCTGGTGGTGATCGGCCTCTACGCGGCGACCCTGGTGCTGCTCATGGCGCGCCACCGCCCGGCCCTGAAGAGCATCGACGCCAGTCGCTAA
- a CDS encoding peptidoglycan DD-metalloendopeptidase family protein, translated as MLGRLILLCSLWAAASQAVALTIYKYTDANGVVTYSDQAAPGAQVFVFRDRMVERLDNQVKLETKKHAAGETLLVRNDLYAPVQVELKLVEVDNAVGAPDEPINWVLPPRSSMRLATLAPRDAGRPLRYTPKLRYALGDPRLLPTRQRYPLPWRGGPFRLTQGANGKYSHFTPKGRYAMDIAMPEGTPIVAARGGVVVKTENQQSGRGTNPSGNYVRILHDDGTMGVYLHLMKGSVQVREGRRVEAGQQIARSGNTGNSTGPHLHFVVQRNVGLALESIPFSFSQPVDSLPNFAIGGE; from the coding sequence ATGCTAGGGCGTCTGATTCTTCTCTGCAGCCTGTGGGCCGCAGCCAGCCAGGCTGTGGCCCTGACCATCTACAAGTACACCGATGCCAATGGTGTGGTCACCTATTCCGACCAGGCCGCGCCCGGCGCCCAGGTGTTCGTGTTCCGCGACCGCATGGTCGAGCGCCTGGACAACCAGGTGAAGCTGGAAACCAAGAAGCATGCGGCCGGCGAGACCCTGCTGGTACGCAACGATCTCTATGCCCCGGTGCAGGTCGAGCTGAAGCTGGTGGAGGTCGACAACGCCGTCGGCGCCCCGGACGAGCCGATCAACTGGGTGCTGCCGCCGCGCAGCAGCATGCGCCTGGCCACCCTGGCGCCGCGCGATGCCGGCCGGCCGCTGCGCTACACGCCCAAGCTGCGCTATGCCTTGGGCGATCCGCGTCTGCTGCCGACCCGGCAGCGTTATCCCTTGCCCTGGCGCGGCGGGCCGTTTCGCCTGACCCAGGGCGCCAACGGCAAGTACAGCCACTTCACCCCCAAGGGCCGCTACGCCATGGACATCGCCATGCCCGAAGGCACGCCCATAGTCGCGGCCCGCGGCGGCGTGGTGGTGAAGACCGAAAATCAGCAGAGCGGGCGCGGCACCAACCCGTCCGGCAACTACGTGCGCATCCTCCACGACGACGGCACCATGGGCGTCTACCTGCACCTGATGAAGGGCTCGGTGCAGGTCCGCGAAGGCCGCCGGGTGGAGGCCGGCCAGCAGATCGCCCGCTCCGGCAACACCGGCAACAGCACCGGCCCGCACCTGCATTTCGTGGTGCAGCGCAACGTCGGCCTGGCCCTGGAGTCCATCCCCTTCAGCTTCTCCCAGCCGGTCGACAGCCTGCCCAATTTCGCCATTGGCGGCGAATGA
- a CDS encoding DMT family transporter: protein MQDRQKGLLLTAFGVLVLSPDALVLRWLAAEAMSVLAWRGLLMAIGLGLLLAWRYRAGLPAAARRCGRTGLGCALCYCGSTIGFVQAISLAGAANTLLILSVAPLIAAALAWLFLGERLALRTLLAILICVGGVGLIVADEAPGNSLAGNAWALAAATLLAGNFTLARSKPAVDMSPALIPGALLVSLLGFLFGGTPALSPTQWAGLAFMAGVLLPLAFMLIQLGPRWISGTEVGLLLLLEVVLGPLWVWWLLGEAPSSQVLLGGALIFVTLCVHGLLGWRRVAPVG, encoded by the coding sequence GTGCAGGACAGACAGAAGGGCTTGCTGTTGACCGCGTTCGGCGTGCTGGTGCTGTCGCCGGACGCCCTGGTGCTGCGCTGGCTGGCCGCCGAGGCCATGTCGGTGCTGGCCTGGCGCGGCCTGCTGATGGCCATCGGCCTGGGCCTGCTGCTGGCCTGGCGCTACCGCGCCGGGCTGCCGGCCGCCGCCCGCCGCTGCGGCCGGACCGGCCTGGGCTGCGCCCTGTGCTACTGCGGCAGCACCATCGGCTTCGTCCAGGCCATCAGCCTGGCCGGGGCGGCCAATACCCTGCTGATCCTCAGCGTCGCCCCGCTGATCGCGGCGGCCCTGGCCTGGCTGTTTCTCGGCGAGCGCCTGGCCCTGCGCACCCTGCTGGCCATCCTGATCTGCGTCGGCGGGGTGGGGCTGATAGTCGCCGACGAGGCGCCGGGCAACAGCCTGGCGGGCAACGCCTGGGCCCTGGCGGCCGCCACCCTGCTGGCCGGCAACTTCACCCTGGCGCGCAGCAAGCCGGCGGTGGACATGAGCCCGGCGCTGATTCCCGGCGCCCTGCTGGTGTCGCTGCTGGGGTTCCTGTTCGGCGGAACGCCGGCGCTAAGCCCGACGCAGTGGGCCGGCCTGGCCTTCATGGCCGGGGTGTTGCTGCCCCTGGCCTTCATGCTGATCCAGCTCGGGCCGCGCTGGATCAGCGGCACCGAGGTGGGGCTGTTGTTGCTGCTGGAGGTGGTGCTGGGGCCGTTGTGGGTCTGGTGGCTGCTCGGCGAGGCGCCCAGCAGTCAGGTGCTGCTGGGCGGCGCGCTGATCTTCGTCACCCTGTGCGTGCACGGCCTGCTGGGCTGGCGCCGCGTGGCGCCGGTCGGCTGA
- the pstA gene encoding phosphate ABC transporter permease PstA produces MTGGGVAIAVIMTLGLLAVIATRGLAHFWPADVIESTYQVPGESPRVLAGELVQSEEVPRARLKAAGLPVDTEGGEFMTRQLLKVGNREVFGADFSWVVAEWLSGSHTPANLLVMERREWGNFYGYLVNVKQGGQLVAEGDGAWAELQQRLARIDELHGQITRLEKKDIGRINHGLEALRLKTRRLELEDRLDAAAQADLDAERAQWDAEYKVLEAQLIELNTAFNRDSVTVKTVDGRELEISLGKVVRAYQPNAMGTLDKLGFYFAKVWEFVSDDPREANTEGGIFPAIFGTVMMTLIMAVIVTPVGVLAAIYLREYAKQGALTRIIRIAVNNLAGVPSIVYGVFGLGFFVYVLGGSIDSLFFAEAAPAPTFGTPGLMWASLTLAILAVPVVIVATEEGLARVPRALREGSLALGATKAETLWKVVLPMASPAMMTGLILAVARAAGEVAPLMLVGVVKLAPALPLDGNYPYLHLDQKIMHLGFHIYDVGFQSPNVEAARPLVYATALLLVLVIALLNLSAVYIRNHLREKYKALDH; encoded by the coding sequence ATGACCGGCGGCGGCGTCGCCATCGCGGTGATCATGACCCTCGGCCTGCTGGCGGTGATCGCCACCCGTGGCCTGGCGCACTTCTGGCCGGCCGACGTGATCGAATCGACCTACCAGGTGCCGGGCGAGAGCCCGCGCGTGCTGGCCGGCGAGCTGGTGCAGTCCGAAGAGGTGCCCCGCGCCCGTCTGAAGGCTGCAGGGCTGCCGGTGGACACCGAGGGCGGCGAGTTCATGACCCGTCAGCTGCTCAAGGTGGGCAACCGCGAGGTGTTCGGCGCCGACTTCAGCTGGGTGGTCGCCGAATGGTTGAGTGGGTCCCATACGCCGGCCAACCTGTTGGTGATGGAGCGCCGCGAGTGGGGCAACTTCTATGGCTACCTGGTCAACGTCAAGCAGGGCGGCCAGCTGGTCGCCGAGGGCGACGGCGCCTGGGCCGAGCTGCAGCAGCGTCTCGCCCGCATCGACGAGCTGCATGGGCAGATCACCCGGCTGGAGAAGAAGGACATCGGCCGCATCAACCACGGTCTGGAGGCACTGCGCCTGAAGACCCGCCGCCTGGAGCTGGAGGACCGTCTCGACGCCGCCGCCCAGGCCGACCTGGATGCCGAGCGGGCCCAGTGGGACGCCGAATATAAGGTCCTGGAGGCGCAGCTGATCGAGCTCAACACCGCCTTCAACCGCGACAGCGTCACGGTCAAGACGGTCGACGGCCGCGAACTGGAGATCAGCCTGGGCAAGGTGGTGCGGGCCTATCAGCCCAACGCCATGGGAACCCTGGACAAGCTCGGCTTCTATTTCGCCAAGGTGTGGGAGTTCGTCAGCGATGACCCGCGCGAGGCCAACACCGAGGGCGGCATCTTCCCGGCCATCTTCGGCACCGTGATGATGACCCTGATCATGGCGGTGATCGTCACCCCGGTCGGCGTGCTGGCGGCCATCTACCTGCGCGAGTATGCCAAGCAGGGGGCGCTGACCCGGATCATCCGCATCGCGGTGAACAACCTGGCCGGCGTACCCTCGATCGTCTACGGCGTGTTCGGCCTGGGTTTCTTCGTCTACGTGCTGGGCGGCTCGATCGACAGCCTGTTCTTCGCCGAGGCTGCGCCGGCGCCGACCTTCGGTACCCCGGGGCTGATGTGGGCCTCGCTGACCCTGGCGATCCTCGCCGTGCCGGTGGTCATAGTCGCCACCGAGGAGGGCTTGGCGCGCGTGCCGCGGGCCCTGCGCGAGGGCTCCCTGGCCCTCGGCGCGACCAAGGCCGAGACCCTGTGGAAGGTGGTGCTGCCGATGGCCAGCCCGGCGATGATGACCGGCCTGATCCTCGCCGTGGCCCGTGCCGCCGGCGAGGTGGCGCCGCTGATGCTGGTGGGCGTGGTCAAGCTGGCCCCGGCCCTGCCGCTGGACGGCAACTACCCCTACCTGCACCTGGACCAGAAGATCATGCACCTGGGCTTCCACATCTACGACGTGGGCTTCCAGAGCCCCAACGTCGAGGCCGCGCGTCCGCTGGTGTACGCCACGGCGTTGCTGCTGGTGCTGGTGATCGCCCTGCTCAACCTCAGTGCGGTGTATATCCGCAACCACCTGCGCGAGAAGTACAAGGCGCTGGATCACTAA
- a CDS encoding response regulator translates to MSKVNVLVVDDATFIRDLVKKGLRDHFPGVQIHEAVNGRKAQQLLGRVAIDLILCDWEMPEMSGLELLGWCREEEALKAIPFIMVTSRGDKDNVVQAIQTGVSDFIGKPFSNEQLVTKVKKALSRAGKLQALQAGAPRALSSGFGNDSLAALTGGKAEVIKPAESNESRPAASAQPAPAKPTARAATAGRGQGQLRLPGGGMACVIKALSLKEAQLLVKRGELLPQVLESAVLDLEQGEGGEVARLNGYLHAVAAFEPKADSEWLQLTLRFVDRDPQKLDYLSRLIARGTVQKHFTPGA, encoded by the coding sequence ATGAGTAAAGTCAACGTGCTGGTGGTGGACGATGCGACCTTTATCCGCGACTTGGTGAAGAAGGGGTTGCGCGATCACTTTCCGGGCGTGCAGATCCATGAAGCCGTCAACGGGCGCAAGGCCCAGCAACTGTTGGGCCGGGTCGCCATCGACCTGATCCTCTGCGACTGGGAAATGCCCGAGATGTCCGGGCTCGAGCTGCTCGGCTGGTGCCGCGAAGAGGAGGCCCTGAAGGCCATCCCCTTCATCATGGTCACCAGCCGCGGCGACAAGGACAACGTGGTCCAGGCGATCCAGACCGGGGTCTCGGATTTCATCGGCAAGCCCTTCTCCAACGAGCAGCTGGTGACCAAGGTGAAGAAGGCCCTGAGTCGCGCCGGCAAGCTGCAGGCCCTCCAGGCCGGGGCGCCAAGGGCCCTGAGCAGCGGCTTCGGCAATGACTCGCTGGCCGCCCTGACCGGGGGCAAGGCCGAGGTGATCAAGCCTGCCGAGAGCAACGAGTCCCGGCCCGCGGCCAGTGCCCAGCCGGCGCCAGCGAAGCCGACGGCGAGGGCGGCGACCGCCGGCCGTGGCCAGGGCCAGTTGCGCTTGCCGGGGGGCGGTATGGCCTGCGTGATCAAGGCGCTCAGCCTCAAGGAGGCGCAGCTGCTGGTCAAGCGCGGCGAGCTGCTGCCCCAGGTGCTGGAAAGCGCGGTGCTCGACCTGGAGCAGGGCGAGGGCGGCGAGGTGGCGCGCCTGAACGGCTATCTGCACGCCGTGGCCGCCTTCGAGCCGAAGGCCGACAGCGAATGGTTGCAACTGACCCTGCGCTTCGTCGACCGCGACCCGCAGAAGCTCGACTACCTGTCGCGGCTGATCGCCCGCGGCACCGTGCAGAAGCATTTCACCCCCGGCGCCTGA